From Paenibacillus graminis:
ATAACAGGGGATATGCGCTTCCCGATAATGCTTTTATCGAAGAAGTTTTACGTTACGAGGGAACACCTAAGGAACTGTTCGACTATAAGATACTTGCGGAACTGTTTCTCCCTATTTTGCGTGCGGATTTTAAAATGGCGGAGACGTATAAATATAATCATCAGCAGGAGCCGCTTGATGCAGATATTTCCGTTTTATTCGGAACGGAGGATATGACTCAAGAACAAGCTGCTGCCTGGCAGGCCGCCACGAACGGATCATGCTCAATCCATGCCTTTTCCGGGGGACATTTTTTCATAAATGAGCAGACTGAGCAAGTTTCCAACTTGATTAATAGTGTCTTATTGCCCACAAATACATTAATCACCGGCGCACCACTTTTTTAACTCAGGCTTCACGTGGAGGTTAGCTGCTTTGGTCAATAATGTTCAAATTCAGCCCGGTCAACACCTGGCAAGAAACAAGACCGATTCCTTTGGATTTTTGCTTTCATCAATGCTTGCATATAAATATGCACTAGGTGCGTGTATTGTGGTTTCCTTACTGGCGGCCTCAATCGATTTGGGCATGACCTATATTATTCAGCAATCCATTAATCTGACCGGTACAAGCCAGAGCCAGGAAATCTACCGCATGCTGATGTACATGGCTGGGCTTATTGCCGGTGGTATGCTTGTTAAATTTATCACAAAGATTTTATCGGTCCGCATCAGTTCACATATGATTAAAGATCTTCAGTCCCAACTGATCAATAAGGTTGTGAAGCTGCCTTATTCATATCTTCATTCCCGCCAGACCGGCAGCGTGGTGTCTCTTCAATCCAGTGATTTCATTCAAATCCAGAATTTTCTCCAGAATGATTTGTTCAATTTGTTCTATTATCCTTTAATCATGCTTGGTAGCATATGCTATATGGCTATTTTATCCTGGAAGCTGCTGCTGTTTTGTACTTTTATTACTCCGATCTCAATTGTTCTAATTGTCCTGATAAGTAAACCAATCTCCCGAAGAATCCTTCAGCTCCAGGAAGATGTAGGGAACTCCAATGCCATTGTTCATGATGCCATTGCAGGGATTTCGACGTTAAAGGCCTACCGGTTGCAGTCTTTGTTTTCTGGAAAGTACCGGCGAGCAATAGACTCTGTAATGAGCCATACAGTTGCTATTGAAAAGAGACGTGCGTTATCATCACCGTTTATCGTCATTCTGCAGCTTGTTCCTTTTATTTTTTGCATTGTCTATGGCGGCTATTTATCTTTTCATGGCATCATGACGATTGGTGCGCTTGCAGGATTCATCCAGCTTCTCAATTATTTAATTCAACCCACCAGCCAGCTGCCTATGCTGATTAACAACTTCAGAGGTGTATTGGGAACGCTTACTCATGTTGAGGAACTGTTGACATATTCCGAAGAACGTTCGGATGGCAAAGATATGATGGTGAATTCACAAGCTGAACCCCTTGAATTCAAGCAGCTTCATTTTAGCTATAATCCCGAACAGCCTGTATTAAACGGAATAAACTTGTGCCTGAGAAAAAATAGTGTGACTGCTATTGTGGGGCCAAGCGGAAGCGGTAAATCTACGATTTTTAAGCTGATTAGCGGCTTCTATGAAGCAGATGACGGAGAACTGTTATTGTTTGGAGAACGCATTCAGAGTATTAATCTTGCTTCTATTAGATCGCAAATAGCTTTTGTGCCGCAGAAATCTCAGATTTTCCCGGCCTCTGTCGCTGAGAACATCTCTTATGGGAAACCGGATGCATCACGGGAAGAAATTATCGAAGCGGCCAGGCTTGCCAACGCCCATGAGTTTATTGCAGAGCTTCCCAACGGCTACGACACAGTAATGGGTGAGCAGGGTGTAGGCATGTCTGGAGGCCAAAAACAGCGGGTCGCCCTGGCGCGGGCAATTCTCAAAGATGTACCGATTCTGCTCCTTGATGAAGCCACTTCGGCGCTGGATGCAATGTCTGAATCTCTTATTCAGAAGTCGATCGGGATTCTTTCCCGGAATAAGACCATCGTTATCGTCGCTCACCGGTTATCTACAGTTGAACATGCAGATCAAATCATTGTGCTGGACCAGGGAAAGATTGTGGAGAGAGGCACCCATAGTGAATTGCTGATACGAAAAGGATTGTACGCTTCGTTATATGAGCAAGACCATAGGCCTGGTTCAAAGGATCAGAATGGAGGAGCGTATGCCGCTGCCGAAATGGAATAATTCTGAATTAAAAGTCGCCTATCAGTGTATAAAGCCGAATTTCATACTCTATATTACTGGCGTAATCGGCAACAGTATTACGGAAGCCAGTATATTTGCCACCATTGCATTTGTGTTCCGGGATATGCTGAATGCCGGAGCTAACAGGGATTATTCCTTATTACAGCGAGGGATATGGATAATATCGATTGAGGCTGTCATAGCATGCATCCTGCTGGTTGTATTTGGTTACATGTTCAATGTGAGCGTTAAAAAGGCTATGGCAAACCTGAGAATAAGGATTGTTGACCGGACCCTTGATATTAGCATGGATTCAATAGACAAGCTTCATAGCGGGGATCTGATTTCCAGAATAAATACCGATATTCAGACCGTAGAAACGATTTTTACTAATCAAATCCCGAGATTGATATACGCCATTATATATGGGGTCAGCTCCGCTATACTAATGATCCTGCTGAATTGGCAGATTGCTCTTGTTGTTATCGCATTGGGGGCTGCTTTGATTACGGTAAACGGCCTCTTTATGAGATCTTTTCGTAAGGCAGGCGATCAAATTCAATCGTGTCACGGTGAGCTGAATACTGCGCTTGTTGATGTGCTCGACGGAAATGAGACGGTCAAACTGTTCTCCATGGAAACGATAATGATCCGCAAGTATGGTGAGATTAAAAATAACTTGTTGGATTTAACGGTTAAGAGAGGACAGATTCAAGGAATCCTGGATTCTATTAATTTTTTGCTGAGTTCCCTTAATTATGTCGGAATTCTGGTTGTGGGCAGCTATCTGGTATCCAGAAAATTTATAAATCTCGGAGATATTGGAGCCATCGTCCAATTTGCTATGGGCTTGACTTTTATGTTTCAGCAGTTAGGGAGCCTGCTCACACAGCTTCAGGGCTCATTGTCCGGAATGAAGAGGGTCCGAGAGCTTGAAGAGCTGCCGGTGGAGCCATCGGATTATCCGGGGGGGAAGCTTTTGGTGTCCGGAATTCCGGATGAGCCGGTCATCAAATGTGCTGATGTCTCCTTTGCATATGACAATGACAAGGAAGTGCTGAGCCATATTTCTTTTCAAGCCGGGTATAACGAGACTATTGCCTTTGTAGGGGGCAGCGGGAGCGGGAAGAGCACGCTCATGAAACTGTTGCTGAAATTCTATTTACCTACAAAAGGCACACTCTCTGTTTTTAATACTTCAATAAAGGAGGTTAGTCCAGAGGTTCTGAGAGAACAGATTGCGTATGTTTCACAGGAAGCTTATTTATTTCAAGGGACTCTCGAAGAGAATATTCGAATGGGAAGACGGGGGGCGACGTTCGATGAAGTTGCAGCAGCGGCCCAGCGGGCCAATGCAGACGAGTTTATTAGAGATCTGAGTGACGGATATCAGACACGGATTGGAGAAGGCGGGTTCCAGCTTTCCGGGGGGCAGATTCAGCGTGTCGCTTTGGCGAGGGCCTTTCTCAGCAACGCCGGCATTGTTTTGCTGGATGAAGCTACCTCGGCCTTGGATAATACTTCTGAGAGAATGATCCAAAAGGCAGTAGATTCTTTAAGGGAAGAACGGACGGTGATTGTGATCGCGCATAAGCTGTCAACGGTTAGGAATGCAACAAAAATCTATGTATTGAATAATGGGCACATTCAGGAAGAAGGCAGCCATGAAGAATTGCTTTCTGCAAGAGGAATGTATTGGCGTATGGTAGAGCGTAACTTTACTGCATAGTGGAAAAATGGATCAAATACTAATCTCAATAGGAGAATAACCATGACCAATTATTATCCGTTAACACATCCGCAGATGCGGATATGGAATATTGAACTTCTATATCCGAAAACGGCCATAAATAATATTACCGCCAAATATAAATTCAAAACACTCCTTTCTCCCGAACTGCTTGAACAAGCATTAAATGCGGTTGTGGAAGCCCACGAAGGAATGCGGCTGAGAATGGTCAGAAGCCAGCTGCAGGTTGAACAATATGTTTCGGAGTATCGCCCCTTTCCATTGCCGCGTTATACATTCGATTCTCTGGATCAGCTGGAGAAATGGGTATCGGAAAAAGCGACTATACCTTTTGAACTGAATGACAGTAACTTATTTGAATTTGCATATCTGTTTGCAGAGGGGACTTCATATTTATATGTCAAGCAGCATCATTTGACGACGGACGCATGGTCGCTGTCCTTATTGTTTAACACGGCAATGAAATATTACGAGGATTTTAATAATGGGCTTTCTGCTGTCCAGGAAAAAGGGCATTCTTACCTCAGTTATTTGGAATCTGAGCATAATTATAAAAGTTCTGCCCGTTTTGAAAAAAACCGCAAATTTTGGATGGAACATTATGCGGAAATCCCAGAGGTCTGCTCAGTAAAGGAACCTTTAAATGAGGAGCGGGGAGTCGCGGCCAAAAACCGGGAATATATCCTTTCGAAAAATGTAACAGAGGAAATCAATGTGTTTTGCGAAGAGAATCAGATCAACGTGTTCCGGTTGCTGACAGGCATCTTGTACATCTATTTGTATAGAGTAACCTCCAATTCCAGAATTACAATTGGAATGCCACTGCACAACAGAACTACCCCCATTGAAAAGCAGACTATGGGAACTTATATCAGCACAGCGCCTTTTGTACTAGATATGCATGAACAAATGGACTTGATGGAGCTTCTTCAAAAGATAACCAGGGAGCAGTCGGAAGTCATCAGAAATCAAAGGTATCCTTTTGAATTACTGATCCAGGACTTGCGCAAAACAAATCCTGATTTAATGGATTATGATCTCTTCCGGGTGATGTTATCTTATCAGAATGCCAAATACGACTCGGAGTGGCTGGACGATACTCAGTGGGTCTTCAATGGTACTGAGCTGTACGATTTGTCCATCCATATAAGCGACCGGGAGAACAGCGGTTTAATGAAATTTGAATTTCACTATTCCTCTAACATCTTCAATGCTGAAGATATCGAAGCACTGATTGCACAATACTTCCTTTTGTTGCAAGGTGCCATTCAAAACCCCCGCAGCAGTATCAGTTCCCTGAGCATGCTGTCTGGCGAGGAAGAACAACGGCTGCTGAATCTTAATACCGGTACAAGTTTTGCATTGCCGGAGGGTATAACTGCTGTACAGGAACTCTTTGAGAAGCAAGTCCTACAACATCCATCACATGTTGCTGTCCGGACCGCCACCCAAACGCTTACCTATTCCGAACTGAACACACAGGGCAACCGAATTGCCAGATCGCTGCGGAATCTGGGGGTCAAAGGGATTGTGGGGCTGATGATCAGCCGTTCGGCTAATATGCCTGCTGCCATTATTGGCATTTTGAAGGCAGGAGCTGCCTATCTGCCGATTGATCCTGAATTCCCTGCGGACCGCATCAGCTACATGCTGGAGGACAGCGGTGCAGCTGTTCTGTTAGCGGAGCGAAAGTTCGCTGATTTCATTGGTTTTTCAGGCGAATTCATCTTTTTGGAAGATCTGCTGGAAGACTGCCCGGATGGCGGAAATGTTCCACTTTCCAATACTATTAATGATTTGGCTTATGTGATCTATACTTCAGGTTCGACGGGAAAACCTA
This genomic window contains:
- a CDS encoding ABC transporter ATP-binding protein, which codes for MPLPKWNNSELKVAYQCIKPNFILYITGVIGNSITEASIFATIAFVFRDMLNAGANRDYSLLQRGIWIISIEAVIACILLVVFGYMFNVSVKKAMANLRIRIVDRTLDISMDSIDKLHSGDLISRINTDIQTVETIFTNQIPRLIYAIIYGVSSAILMILLNWQIALVVIALGAALITVNGLFMRSFRKAGDQIQSCHGELNTALVDVLDGNETVKLFSMETIMIRKYGEIKNNLLDLTVKRGQIQGILDSINFLLSSLNYVGILVVGSYLVSRKFINLGDIGAIVQFAMGLTFMFQQLGSLLTQLQGSLSGMKRVRELEELPVEPSDYPGGKLLVSGIPDEPVIKCADVSFAYDNDKEVLSHISFQAGYNETIAFVGGSGSGKSTLMKLLLKFYLPTKGTLSVFNTSIKEVSPEVLREQIAYVSQEAYLFQGTLEENIRMGRRGATFDEVAAAAQRANADEFIRDLSDGYQTRIGEGGFQLSGGQIQRVALARAFLSNAGIVLLDEATSALDNTSERMIQKAVDSLREERTVIVIAHKLSTVRNATKIYVLNNGHIQEEGSHEELLSARGMYWRMVERNFTA
- a CDS encoding thioesterase II family protein, translating into MESIKLVCIPYAGGLASLYGKWKKYMHPTIEIMPVELAGRGVRSGIPFYQSVHEAAADIAQSLAFTLQDESYAIWGHSVGSLIAFELAQQLRMRGVHDPLHLFFSGREGPQLPIVNNRGYALPDNAFIEEVLRYEGTPKELFDYKILAELFLPILRADFKMAETYKYNHQQEPLDADISVLFGTEDMTQEQAAAWQAATNGSCSIHAFSGGHFFINEQTEQVSNLINSVLLPTNTLITGAPLF
- a CDS encoding ABC transporter ATP-binding protein produces the protein MVNNVQIQPGQHLARNKTDSFGFLLSSMLAYKYALGACIVVSLLAASIDLGMTYIIQQSINLTGTSQSQEIYRMLMYMAGLIAGGMLVKFITKILSVRISSHMIKDLQSQLINKVVKLPYSYLHSRQTGSVVSLQSSDFIQIQNFLQNDLFNLFYYPLIMLGSICYMAILSWKLLLFCTFITPISIVLIVLISKPISRRILQLQEDVGNSNAIVHDAIAGISTLKAYRLQSLFSGKYRRAIDSVMSHTVAIEKRRALSSPFIVILQLVPFIFCIVYGGYLSFHGIMTIGALAGFIQLLNYLIQPTSQLPMLINNFRGVLGTLTHVEELLTYSEERSDGKDMMVNSQAEPLEFKQLHFSYNPEQPVLNGINLCLRKNSVTAIVGPSGSGKSTIFKLISGFYEADDGELLLFGERIQSINLASIRSQIAFVPQKSQIFPASVAENISYGKPDASREEIIEAARLANAHEFIAELPNGYDTVMGEQGVGMSGGQKQRVALARAILKDVPILLLDEATSALDAMSESLIQKSIGILSRNKTIVIVAHRLSTVEHADQIIVLDQGKIVERGTHSELLIRKGLYASLYEQDHRPGSKDQNGGAYAAAEME